A genome region from Mercenaria mercenaria strain notata chromosome 11, MADL_Memer_1, whole genome shotgun sequence includes the following:
- the LOC123531380 gene encoding sarcoplasmic calcium-binding protein-like isoform X2 gives MATDYLVAKWKLWYKSLDVNHDGKISIEDVEESRAKFSDLHKLDAEKSKQVQDNFTKWWNEFVFRGKTGEISETEFIDALNNDLKADSAKFKADMDRCFNIFFDVIDTNKDRSISEEEFLIAFKAYGHENVALDTKFFQAYNPKDGLVSLREIVDSWIDFVTGDDSSKSGSIVKTAFESGV, from the exons ATGGCCACCGATTACTTAGTTGCTAAATGGAAGCTCTGGTACAAGTCCTTGGACGTCAACCACGACGGCAAAATCTCCATTGAAGATGTAGAAGAGTCAAG GGCCAAGTTCTCCGACTTGCACAAGCTTGACGCTGAAAAGAGCAAACAAGTTCAAGATAACTTCACGAAATGGTGGAATGAGTTTGTCTTCCGTGGAAAAACGGGCGAAATCTCTGAAACCGAATTCATCGACGCTTTGAACAACGACTTGAAGGCCGATTCAGCCAAATTCAAGGCAGATATGGacagatgttttaatatcttcTTTGATGTTATTGACACAAACAAAGACAGGTCCATCTCCGAAGAAGAATTCCTTATCGCCTTTAAAGCATATGGTCACGAGAATGTTGCTCTGGATACAAAGTTTTTCCAGGCATACAACCCAAAAGACGGCCTTGTTTCCCTGAGAGAGATTGTCGACAGTTGGATAGACTTCGTCACCGGTGATGATTCTTCAAAATCAGGCAGCATTGTAAAAACAGCCTTTGAGTCCGGTGTTTAA
- the LOC123531380 gene encoding sarcoplasmic calcium-binding protein-like isoform X1: MSVNDFLVKKWKIWYESLDVNHDGTISMEDVEESRNKFSELHHLDADKKKMVMENFEKWWHKYVFRGETGEISEQKFVDTLSKEFMADKAKFCAKMQNCFDEIFDVIDTNKDRSISEDEFLIAFKAYGHENVALDTNFFKAYNPKDGLVPLRDIVTSWVDFATSTDSSKKSIVKEAFEAGV; encoded by the exons ATGTCTGTCAACGACTTTTTGGTTAAAAAGTGGAAGATCTGGTACGAATCCCTGGATGTCAACCATGATGGTACCATTTCAATGGAAGACGTCGAGGAGTCCAG GAACAAGTTTTCCGAGTTGCACCATCTTGATGCTGACAAAAAGAAAATGGTAATGGAGAACTTCGAGAAATGGTGGCACAAATACGTTTTCAGGGGAGAGACCGGTGAAATCTCCGAGCAGAAATTTGTTGATACCCTCAGCAAGGAATTTATGGCTGACAAAGCTAAATTTTGTGCCAAGATGCAGAATTGCTTCGACGAGATTTTCGATGTGATTGACACTAACAAAGATAGGTCGATTTCCGAAGATGAGTTCCTTATTGCTTTCAAAGCATATGGCCATGAGAATGTCGCGCTAGACACAAACTTTTTCAAGGCATATAACCCAAAAGATGGTCTTGTACCTTTGAGGGATATTGTCACTTCATGGGTGGACTTTGCTACCAGTACCGATAGTTCTAAAAAAAGTATTGTTAAAGAGGCATTTGAGGCCGGTGTATAA